From Halichoerus grypus chromosome 6, mHalGry1.hap1.1, whole genome shotgun sequence, one genomic window encodes:
- the KRT80 gene encoding keratin, type II cytoskeletal 80 isoform X1: MACRSCVVGFSSLSSCEVTPAGGPRPGTLGWGSCGTPGPGFSSRSFTGCEAPGTIPKVTVNPSLLVPLDLKVDPAIQQQKNQEKEEMKVLNDKFASLIGKVQALEQRNQLLETRWRFLQGQDSGTFDLGHLYEQYQGRLQEELLKVSQERGRLEANLLQVLQKVEEFRIRYEEEISKRTDMEFTFVQLKKDLDAECLRRTELETKLKGLQSFVELMKNIYEQELKDLAAQVKDVSVTVGMDSRCHIDLSGIVEEVKVQYDAIAARSLEEAEAYSRRQLEERAACSADFGNSLRSSRSEIADLNVRIQKLRSQILSVKSHCLKLEENIKAAEEQGELAFQDAKAKLAQLEAALHQAKQDMARQLREYQELMNTKLALDIEIATYRKLVEGEESRMDLPSATMVSVVKSTSRTAASKSSLSRAPSRKKKNRKGPVIKITEMSEKFLSQESEVSE, from the exons ATGGCCTGCCGCTCCTGCGTCGTTGGCTTCAGCAGCCTTAGCAGCTGTGAGGTGACCCCTGCGGGCGGCCCCCGGCCTGGGACCTTGGGATGGGGCAGCTGCGGGACCCCCGGGCCGGGCTTCAGCTCCCGCAGCTTCACAGGCTGCGAGGCACCTGGTACCATCCCCAAGGTAACCGTGAACCCCAGCCTGCTGGTGCCCCTGGACCTCAAAGTGGACCCAGCCATCCAGCAGCAGAAGAaccaggagaaggaggagatgaAAGTCCTCAATGATAAATTTGCCTCCCTGATTGGCAAG gtGCAGGCCCTGGAGCAGCGCAACCAGCTGCTGGAGACCCGCTGGCGCTTCCTGCAAGGCCAGGACTCCGGCACCTTCGACCTCGGGCACCTCTATGAGCAGTACCAGGGCCGGCTGCAGGAGGAGCTGCTCAAAGTGAGCCAGGAGCGGGGACGGCTGGAGGCCAACCTGCTGCAGGTGCTCCAGAAGGTCGAGGAGTTCCGAATCAG gtATGAGGAGGAGATCTCCAAGCGCACAGACATGGAGTTCACCTTCGTCCAGCTGAAGAAG GACCTGGATGCAGAGTGTCTTCGTCGGACCGAACTGGAAACCAAGTTAAAAGGCTTGCAGAGCTTCGTGGAGCTGATGAAAAACATCTATGAGCAG GAGCTGAAGGACCTGGCAGCCCAAGTGAAGGACGTGTCGGTGACCGTGGGCATGGACAGCCGCTGCCACATCGACCTGAGCGGCATCGTGGAGGAGGTGAAGGTCCAGTATGACGCCATCGCGGCTCGCAGCCTGGAGGAAGCCGAGGCCTACTCCCGGAGACAG CTGGAGGagcgggctgcctgctcagctgACTTTGGGAACAGCCTCCGGAGCAGCCGCAGTGAGATCGCTGACCTCAACGTGCGCATCCAGAAGCTTCGATCCCAGATCCTCTCCGTCAAGAGTCAT TGCCTGAAGCTGGAGGAGAACATCAAGGCGgcagaggagcagggggagctggcCTTCCAGGACGCCAAAGCCAAGCTGGCCCAGCTGGAGGCCGCCCTGCACCAGGCCAAGCAGGACATGGCCCGGCAGCTGCGCGAGTACCAGGAGCTCATGAACACCAAGCTGGCCCTGGACATCGAGATCGCCACCTACCGCAAGCTGGTGGAGGGCGAGGAGAGCCG AATGGACTTGCCTTCAGCCACCATGGTCAGCGTGGTGAAGTCCACATCCAGAACCG CTGCCTCCAAGTCTAGCCTTTCAAGAGCCCCCTCccggaaaaagaagaacagaaaaggcCCTGTGATCAAAATCACCGAAATGTCTGAGAAGTTCCTGTCGCAGGAGTCAGAGGTCTCAGAGTAA
- the KRT80 gene encoding keratin, type II cytoskeletal 80 isoform X3: MACRSCVVGFSSLSSCEVTPAGGPRPGTLGWGSCGTPGPGFSSRSFTGCEAPGTIPKVTVNPSLLVPLDLKVDPAIQQQKNQEKEEMKVLNDKFASLIGKVQALEQRNQLLETRWRFLQGQDSGTFDLGHLYEQYQGRLQEELLKVSQERGRLEANLLQVLQKVEEFRIRYEEEISKRTDMEFTFVQLKKDLDAECLRRTELETKLKGLQSFVELMKNIYEQELKDLAAQVKDVSVTVGMDSRCHIDLSGIVEEVKVQYDAIAARSLEEAEAYSRRQLEERAACSADFGNSLRSSRSEIADLNVRIQKLRSQILSVKSHCLKLEENIKAAEEQGELAFQDAKAKLAQLEAALHQAKQDMARQLREYQELMNTKLALDIEIATYRKLVEGEESRMDLPSATMVSVVKSTSRTAPSLPHPLCSL, encoded by the exons ATGGCCTGCCGCTCCTGCGTCGTTGGCTTCAGCAGCCTTAGCAGCTGTGAGGTGACCCCTGCGGGCGGCCCCCGGCCTGGGACCTTGGGATGGGGCAGCTGCGGGACCCCCGGGCCGGGCTTCAGCTCCCGCAGCTTCACAGGCTGCGAGGCACCTGGTACCATCCCCAAGGTAACCGTGAACCCCAGCCTGCTGGTGCCCCTGGACCTCAAAGTGGACCCAGCCATCCAGCAGCAGAAGAaccaggagaaggaggagatgaAAGTCCTCAATGATAAATTTGCCTCCCTGATTGGCAAG gtGCAGGCCCTGGAGCAGCGCAACCAGCTGCTGGAGACCCGCTGGCGCTTCCTGCAAGGCCAGGACTCCGGCACCTTCGACCTCGGGCACCTCTATGAGCAGTACCAGGGCCGGCTGCAGGAGGAGCTGCTCAAAGTGAGCCAGGAGCGGGGACGGCTGGAGGCCAACCTGCTGCAGGTGCTCCAGAAGGTCGAGGAGTTCCGAATCAG gtATGAGGAGGAGATCTCCAAGCGCACAGACATGGAGTTCACCTTCGTCCAGCTGAAGAAG GACCTGGATGCAGAGTGTCTTCGTCGGACCGAACTGGAAACCAAGTTAAAAGGCTTGCAGAGCTTCGTGGAGCTGATGAAAAACATCTATGAGCAG GAGCTGAAGGACCTGGCAGCCCAAGTGAAGGACGTGTCGGTGACCGTGGGCATGGACAGCCGCTGCCACATCGACCTGAGCGGCATCGTGGAGGAGGTGAAGGTCCAGTATGACGCCATCGCGGCTCGCAGCCTGGAGGAAGCCGAGGCCTACTCCCGGAGACAG CTGGAGGagcgggctgcctgctcagctgACTTTGGGAACAGCCTCCGGAGCAGCCGCAGTGAGATCGCTGACCTCAACGTGCGCATCCAGAAGCTTCGATCCCAGATCCTCTCCGTCAAGAGTCAT TGCCTGAAGCTGGAGGAGAACATCAAGGCGgcagaggagcagggggagctggcCTTCCAGGACGCCAAAGCCAAGCTGGCCCAGCTGGAGGCCGCCCTGCACCAGGCCAAGCAGGACATGGCCCGGCAGCTGCGCGAGTACCAGGAGCTCATGAACACCAAGCTGGCCCTGGACATCGAGATCGCCACCTACCGCAAGCTGGTGGAGGGCGAGGAGAGCCG AATGGACTTGCCTTCAGCCACCATGGTCAGCGTGGTGAAGTCCACATCCAGAACCG ccccttccctgccccaccccttaTGTTCCCTGTAG
- the KRT80 gene encoding keratin, type II cytoskeletal 80 isoform X2 gives MACRSCVVGFSSLSSCEVTPAGGPRPGTLGWGSCGTPGPGFSSRSFTGCEAPGTIPKVTVNPSLLVPLDLKVDPAIQQQKNQEKEEMKVLNDKFASLIGKVQALEQRNQLLETRWRFLQGQDSGTFDLGHLYEQYQGRLQEELLKVSQERGRLEANLLQVLQKVEEFRIRYEEEISKRTDMEFTFVQLKKDLDAECLRRTELETKLKGLQSFVELMKNIYEQELKDLAAQVKDVSVTVGMDSRCHIDLSGIVEEVKVQYDAIAARSLEEAEAYSRRQLEERAACSADFGNSLRSSRSEIADLNVRIQKLRSQILSVKSHCLKLEENIKAAEEQGELAFQDAKAKLAQLEAALHQAKQDMARQLREYQELMNTKLALDIEIATYRKLVEGEESRMDLPSATMVSVVKSTSRTVVPQPPAPSLPHPLCSL, from the exons ATGGCCTGCCGCTCCTGCGTCGTTGGCTTCAGCAGCCTTAGCAGCTGTGAGGTGACCCCTGCGGGCGGCCCCCGGCCTGGGACCTTGGGATGGGGCAGCTGCGGGACCCCCGGGCCGGGCTTCAGCTCCCGCAGCTTCACAGGCTGCGAGGCACCTGGTACCATCCCCAAGGTAACCGTGAACCCCAGCCTGCTGGTGCCCCTGGACCTCAAAGTGGACCCAGCCATCCAGCAGCAGAAGAaccaggagaaggaggagatgaAAGTCCTCAATGATAAATTTGCCTCCCTGATTGGCAAG gtGCAGGCCCTGGAGCAGCGCAACCAGCTGCTGGAGACCCGCTGGCGCTTCCTGCAAGGCCAGGACTCCGGCACCTTCGACCTCGGGCACCTCTATGAGCAGTACCAGGGCCGGCTGCAGGAGGAGCTGCTCAAAGTGAGCCAGGAGCGGGGACGGCTGGAGGCCAACCTGCTGCAGGTGCTCCAGAAGGTCGAGGAGTTCCGAATCAG gtATGAGGAGGAGATCTCCAAGCGCACAGACATGGAGTTCACCTTCGTCCAGCTGAAGAAG GACCTGGATGCAGAGTGTCTTCGTCGGACCGAACTGGAAACCAAGTTAAAAGGCTTGCAGAGCTTCGTGGAGCTGATGAAAAACATCTATGAGCAG GAGCTGAAGGACCTGGCAGCCCAAGTGAAGGACGTGTCGGTGACCGTGGGCATGGACAGCCGCTGCCACATCGACCTGAGCGGCATCGTGGAGGAGGTGAAGGTCCAGTATGACGCCATCGCGGCTCGCAGCCTGGAGGAAGCCGAGGCCTACTCCCGGAGACAG CTGGAGGagcgggctgcctgctcagctgACTTTGGGAACAGCCTCCGGAGCAGCCGCAGTGAGATCGCTGACCTCAACGTGCGCATCCAGAAGCTTCGATCCCAGATCCTCTCCGTCAAGAGTCAT TGCCTGAAGCTGGAGGAGAACATCAAGGCGgcagaggagcagggggagctggcCTTCCAGGACGCCAAAGCCAAGCTGGCCCAGCTGGAGGCCGCCCTGCACCAGGCCAAGCAGGACATGGCCCGGCAGCTGCGCGAGTACCAGGAGCTCATGAACACCAAGCTGGCCCTGGACATCGAGATCGCCACCTACCGCAAGCTGGTGGAGGGCGAGGAGAGCCG AATGGACTTGCCTTCAGCCACCATGGTCAGCGTGGTGAAGTCCACATCCAGAACCG TGGTCCCccaacctccagccccttccctgccccaccccttaTGTTCCCTGTAG